The following are from one region of the Corylus avellana chromosome ca1, CavTom2PMs-1.0 genome:
- the LOC132179675 gene encoding coatomer subunit alpha-1 has translation MLTKFETKSNRVKGLSFHTKRPWILASLHSGVIQLWDYRMGTLIDRFDEHDGPVRGVHFHKSQPLFVSGGDDYKIKVWNYKLHRCLFTLLGHLDYIRTVQFHHEYPWIVSASDDQTIRIWNWQSRTCISVLTGHNHYVMCASFHPKEDLVVSASLDQTVRVWDIGALRKKTVSPADDILRLSQMNTDLFGGVDAVVKYVLEGHDRGVNWAAFHPTLPLIVSGADDRQVKLWRMNDTKAWEVDTLRGHMNNVSCVMFHAKQDIIVSNSEDKSIRVWDVTKRTGVQTFRREHDRFWILASHPEMNLLAAGHDSGMIVFKLERERPAFAVSGDSLFYTKDRFLRFYEFSTQRDTQVIPIRRPGSTSLNQSPRTLSYSPTENAVLVCSDVEGGSYELYSIPKDSIGRGDSMQDAKKGIGGSAVFVARNRFAVVDKINNQVLIKNLKNEVVKKCGLPIAADAVFYAGTGNLLCRAEDRVVIFDLQQRTVLGDLQTPFIKYIVWSHDMESVALLSKHAIIIASKKLVHQCTLHETIRVKSGAWDDNGVFIYTTLNHIKYCLPNGDSGIIRTLDVPIYITKVSGNTIFCLDRDGKNRSIVIDATEYIFKLSLLKKRYDHVMSMIRNSQLCGEAMIAYLQQKGFPEVALHFVKDERTRFNLAIDSGNIQIAVASATAIDEKDYWYRLGVEALRQGNAGIVEYAYQRTKNFERLSFLYLITGNNEKLSKMLKIAEVKNDVMGQFHNALYLGDVRERVKILENVGHLPLAYITASVHGLQDVAERLAAELGDDVPSLPEGKAASLLMPPSPIMCSGDWPLLRVMKGIFEGGLDNIGRGAADEEDEAVDGDWGEELEMVDVDGLQNGDVKAILEDGEVAEENEEEGGWDLEDLELPPEADTPKASVNSHSSVFVAPTPGMPVNQIWTQRSSLAAEHAAAGNFDTAMRLLSRQLGIKNFAPLRPMFLDLHTGSHSYLRAFSSAPVISLAVERGWNESASPNVRGPPALVFNFSQLEEKLKASYKATTAGKFTEALRLFIGILHTIPLIVVESRREVDEVKELIIIVKEYVLGLQMELKRREIKDNLVRQQELAAYFTHCNLQMPHLRLALVSAMRVCYNAKNLATAANFARRLLETNPTVENQAKTARQVLQAAERNMTDVAQLNYDFRNPFVICGATYVPIYRGQKDVSCPYCSSRFVPSQEGQLCTVCDLAVVGADASGLLCSASQIR, from the exons ATGTTGACAAAGTTTGAGACGAAGAGTAATAGAGTAAAGGGGCTGAGTTTCCACACTAAGAGGCCGTGGATCCTCGCGAGTCTCCACAGCGGCGTGATCCAGCTATGGGACTACCGGATGGGGACTCTGATCGATAGGTTCGACGAGCACGATGGGCCTGTTCGTGGCGTCCATTTCCACAAATCTCAGCCGCTATTCGTGTCTGGAG GGGATGATTACAAGATTAAAGTTTGGAACTACAAGTTGCATCGGTGTCTTTTTACTCTTCTTGGACACCTGGATTATATACGTACAGTGCAGTTTCACCATGAATACCCATGGATTGTGAGTGCCAGTGATGATCAGACTATTCGTATTTGGAATTGGCAGTCACGCACATGTATATCTGTGTTGACTGGCCACAATCACTATGTTATGTGTGCCTCATTCCACCCCAAAGAAGACCTTGTTGTGTCTGCCTCCCTAGATCAGACTGTTCGTGTTTGGGATATTGGTGCCCTCAGAAAGAAGACAGTTTCCCCTGCGGATGACATCTTGCGGCTGAGTCAGATGAACACGGATCTTTTTGGTGGTGTTGATGCAGTTGTTAAGTATGTCTTGGAAGGGCATGACCGTGGGGTCAACTGGGCTGCATTTCATCCCACCCTGCCTCTGATTGTGTCAGGAGCTGATGATCGCCAAGTGAAGTTATGGCGGATGAACG ATACGAAGGCATGGGAAGTGGACACTTTGAGAGGGCACATGAATAATGTTTCATGTGTTATGTTCCATGCCAAGCAGGACATAATTGTATCCAACTCGGAGGACAAAAGTATACGTGTGTGGGATGTAACAAAGAGAACTGGAGTGCAAACTTTCCGTCGGGAGCATGATCGATTCTGGATTCTTGCATCTCATCCTGAGATGAATCTGTTGGCAGCTGGTCATGACAGTGGTATGATTGTTTTCAAGTTGGAGAGAGAACGGCCCGCCTTTGCAGTGAGTGGTGATTCTCTGTTCTATACCAAAGATCGCTTTTTGCGATTCTATGAGTTTTCAACTCAAAGAGACACACAGGTAATTCCCATTCGACGCCCTGGTTCCACTAGCTTGAACCAGAGTCCGAGAACTCTTTCTTACAGTCCAACTGAAAATGCTGTTCTTGTATGCTCGGATGTTGAGGGGGGATCTTATGAGTTGTATTCCATACCCAAAGATAGTATTGGTAGGGGTGATAGTATGCAAGATGCAAAGAAAGGTATTGGAGGATCAGCTGTTTTTGTGGCTCGTAATAGGTTTGCCGTGGTCGACAAGATCAACAATCAAGTCTTAATCAAGAATCTGAAAAATGAGGTTGTTAAAAAATGTGGCCTGCCCATAGCTGCGGATGCAGTATTTTATGCTGGAACAGGTAACTTGCTGTGTAGGGCTGAGGATAGAGTGGTTATATTTGATCTCCAGCAGAGAACTGTTCTTGGTGATCTTCAAACCCCATTTATCAAGTACATTGTTTGGTCTCATGACATGGAGAGCGTTGCTTTACTCAGCAAGCATGCCATTATCATTGCCAGCAAGAAGCTTGTGCACCAGTGCACTCTTCATGAGACAATCCGTGTCAAGAGTGGTGCCTGGGATGATAatggtgtttttatttatacaactctaaatcacataaaatactGCCTTCCAAATGGAGATAGTGGGATAATCAGAACTCTTGATGTCCCAATATACATTACCAAGGTTTCTGGGAATACTATCTTTTGCTTGGATCGTGATGGAAAAAACAGGTCTATAGTTATTGATGCGACAGAATATATTTTCAAGCTTTCCCTTTTGAAGAAGAGATACGACCATGTTATGAGCATGATAAGGAACTCACAGCTTTGTGGTGAGGCTATGATTGCTTATCTTCAACAGAAGGGTTTCCCCGAAGTCGCTCTCCATTTCGTGAAAGATGAGAGAACTAGGTTCAACTTAGCTATAGATAGTGGGAACATCCAAATTGCTGTTGCGTCAGCAACAGCAATTGATGAGAAAGACTATTGGTATAGATTGGGGGTGGAGGCTCTTCGCCAGGGCAATGCAGGTATTGTGGAATATGCCTACCAGAGGACTAAAAATTTTGAGAGGTTGTCGTTTCTTTATCTCATAACTGGTAATAATGAAAAGCTGTCTAAGATGCTGAAAATTGCTGAAGTTAAGAATGATGTCATGGGTCAGTTTCATAATGCTCTATATCTTGGTGATGTCCGAGAACGCGTTAAGATCTTGGAGAATGTCGGTCACTTGCCGCTCGCTTACATCACAGCTTCGGTCCATGGGCTACAGGATGTTGCTGAACGTCTAGCAGCTGAGTTGGGAGATGATGTTCCCTCTTTGCCGGAGGGGAAAGCAGCCTCCCTCCTGATGCCCCCATCCCCTATTATGTGCAGTGGTGATTGGCCACTTCTCAGAGTTATGAAGGGAATATTCGAAGGTGGGCTGGATAATATTGGTAGGGGAGCTGCAGATGAAGAGGATGAGGCTGTTGATGGTGATTGGGGTGAGGAACTGGAAATGGTTGATGTTGATGGCTTGCAGAATGGGGATGTTAAGGCAATTTTAGAGGATGGGGAAGTGGCTGAAGAGAACGAGGAAGAGGGAGGATGGGACCTTGAAGATTTGGAGCTCCCCCCTGAAGCAGATACTCCAAAGGCATCTGTCAATTCTCACTCTTCGGTTTTTGTTGCCCCGACTCCTGGCATGCCTGTAAACCAGATTTGGACCCAGAGGTCGTCACTTGCTGCTGAACATGCAGCTGCTGGCAATTTTGATACTGCAATGCGGTTACTGAGCAGACAACTTGGAATTAAAAACTTTGCTCCTTTGAGACCCATGTTTCTTGATCTTCACACTGGCAGTCATTCTTATTTACGTGCATTTTCATCTGCACCAGTAATATCACTTGCTGTTGAACGAGGATGGAATGAGTCTGCTAGTCCGAATGTGAGGGGTCCACCAGCACTCGTGTTCAATTTCTCTCAGTTGGAAGAGAAGCTTAAGGCAAGTTACAAGGCGACAACAGCTGGAAAATTCACTGAGGCTCTTCGGCTTTTTATTGGCATCCTTCATACTATTCCTCTTATTGTTGTTGAGTCGAGGAGGGAAGTCGATGAAGTCAAGGAGTTGATCATTATAGTGAAAGAGTATGTTTTGGGTTTACAAATGGAGCTAAAGAGGAGGGAAATTAAGGACAATCTAGTACGCCAGCAAGAACTTGCAGCCTATTTCACTCACTGCAACCTTCAAATGCCTCACTTAAGGCTTGCCTTGGTTAGTGCAATGAGGGTTTGCTACAATGCAAAGAACCTTGCCACCGCTGCTAACTTTGCCCGGCGGCTTCTAGAGACCAACCCCACCGTCGAGAACCAAGCAAAGACAGCCAGGCAAGTGCTGCAGGCTGCAGAGAGGAATATGACAGATGTGGCCCAGTTGAACTATGATTTCAGAAACCCATTTGTTATTTGTGGGGCTACATATGTGCCGATTTACCGAGGACAGAAGGATGTCTCTTGCCCGTACTGTAGTTCCCGGTTTGTGCCAAGCCAGGAAGGGCAGTTATGTACTGTTTGTGATCTTGCAGTTGTTGGGGCAGATGCTTCTGGGTTGCTCTGTTCTGCTTCCCAGATAAGATGA
- the LOC132179685 gene encoding uncharacterized protein LOC132179685, with product MANNSGASSASSSMNFLLIEDIDFVQVDEQGLSHWELVNASDADADSEKEEEQEQEEEGIEDSIGNEIGSLGSEISTPGYLNDAQIETHHVDVLDFDGDVKYDYGYYGYGDGDGGHGEEQYDEDDEDDDNGDDGRDLDDELVPWAVSDKVGRQRMRKLGKRVFSKMNTSKRSPYLFVRPGCVRGKHGLGMKHKC from the coding sequence ATGGCGAATAACTCTGGGGCTTCATCAGCATCATCGTCCATGAATTTCCTCTTGATCGAAGATATTGATTTCGTCCAAGTCGATGAACAAGGGCTGTCCCACTGGGAATTGGTTAACGCCTCTGACGCTGACGCTGACTCAGAGAAAGAAGaggaacaagaacaagaagaggaGGGAATAGAAGATAGCATCGGAAATGAAATTGGTTCATTGGGCTCCGAGATCTCCACGCCTGGTTATCTAAACGATGCCCAAATCGAAACCCATCATGTAGATGTTCTTGATTTCGATGGGGATGTGAAATACGATTATGGGTATTACGGttatggtgatggtgatggtgggCATGGCGAGGAACAATACGATGaggatgatgaggatgatgataaTGGGGATGATGGGCGTGACTTGGACGACGAACTCGTGCCGTGGGCTGTGAGCGACAAGGTCGGGAGGCAGAGGATGAGGAAGTTGGGGAAGAGGGTGTTCTCGAAAATGAACACTTCGAAGAGGTCCCCGTATCTGTTTGTAAGGCCTGGTTGCGTGCGTGGCAAGCATGGTCTGGGCATGAAGCACAAATGCTAG
- the LOC132179693 gene encoding protein SHI RELATED SEQUENCE 3, producing the protein MMMMMRCQDCGNQAKKDCVYMRCRTCCKNKGFQCETHVKSTWVPLYRRCQRQLHQQHQQQLASVLPQHLQGHHNPKKRLRQIPSSGSKDQGNLPAEVRTMAAFCCIRVSSMGDEVDEYAYQTSVKIGGHVFRGILYDQGPESRDNPGEGSSLALEQPNHGNAAALAPSASTSANAQPLILPSPSSLFHFNAFMPGTQFLPRPKS; encoded by the exons atgatgatgatgatgaggtgcCAAGATTGTGGGAACCAAGCGAAGAAGGATTGTGTGTACATGAGGTGCAGGACTTGCTGCAAGAATAAAGGGTTTCAGTGTGAAACGCACGTGAAGAGCACATGGGTTCCTTTGTATAGGAGGTGCCAGAGGCAGCTACATCAGCAACATCAGCAACAGCTTGCATCTGTTCTTCCACAGCACCTTCAAGGACATCATAACCCTAAAAAAAGGCTCAGACAAATCCCCTCTTCAG gGTCAAAAGATCAGGGAAATCTTCCAGCTGAAGTGCGCACCATGGCGGCATTCTGCTGCATTAGAGTGAGTTCAATGGGGGATGAAGTTGATGAATATGCATATCAGACAAGTGTGAAGATTGGAGGGCATGTATTTAGAGGAATTCTGTACGATCAAGGCCCTGAGAGTCGTGACAATCCAGGTGAAGGCTCTTCTCTTGCACTTGAGCAGCCAAATCATGGCAATGCTGCTGCCCTAGCCCCTTCAGCTTCAACTTCAGCTAACGCACAACCATTGATTCTtccttctccatcttctctctttcacttTAATGCTTTCATGCCCGGTACGCAATTTCTTCCACGCCCAAAATCTTAG
- the LOC132179702 gene encoding DNA replication licensing factor MCM4 produces the protein MASDSSPANFVNGASSPDDSNSSPIGNTFSSPGDAARRRSRRRSTTPSAYTTPPPPPPHQSRFAASDANPALTPTPSSRRGRGRRAPSTTPIATTPSSTDDAAASSEGGDGYDADDARPTFVWGTNISVEDVNEAIYRFLKHFRESSSVSEDDGLLMEGKYETAIKRVLEVEGDSLDVDAQDVFGYDPDLYTKMVRYPLEVLAIFDIVLMNMVGRINPLFERHIQTRIFNLKSSTSMRNLNPSDIERMVSLKGMIIRCSSIIPEIREALFRCLVCGYYSDPVVINRGQITEPRVCLKEECQARNSMTLVHNRCRFTDKQIVRLQETPDEIPEGGTPHTVSLLMHDKLVDAGKPGDRIEVTGIYRAMTVRVGPTQRTVKSLFKTYIDCLHMKKSDKSRMVADDHMDIENPPSRTEDIPFDEEKVEQLKELSKLPDIYDRLTRSLAPNIWELDDVKKGLLCQLFGGNALKLPSGASFRGDINILLVGDPGTSKSQLLQYIHKLSPRGIYTSGRGSSAVGLTAYVTKDPETGETVLESGALVLSDRGICCIDEFDKMSENARSMLHEVMEQQTVSIAKAGIIASLNARTSVLACANPSGSRYNPRLSVIDNIHLPPTLLSRFDLIYLILDKADEQTDRRLAKHIVSLHFENPESAEQDVLDLSTLIAYLSYARRHIHPELSDEAAEELTRGYVEMRRRGNFPGSSKKVITATPRQIESLIRLSEALARIRFSELVEKRDVMEAFRLLEVAMQQSATDHATGTIDMDLITTGVSASERMRRESLLSAIRNIVMEKMQLGGPSMRLLELLDELKRQSSGGEIHLNDVRNAVSTLASEGFVAAHGDSMKRI, from the exons ATGGCTTCCGATTCCTCTCCCGCCAACTTTGTCAACG GAGCGTCCTCTCCCGATGACTCAAACTCTAGCCCGATCGGCAACACGTTTTCGTCCCCCGGAGATGCGGCGAGACGGCGGAGTCGGCGCAGATCCACTACGCCCTCGGCGTACACGACCCCTCCCCCGCCGCCGCCGCACCAATCCCGATTCGCCGCGTCAGACGCAAACCCAGCCCTAACCCCGACCCCGTCTTCGCGCCGTGGCCGCGGGCGGAGAGCGCCCTCGACGACGCCGATTGCGACCACACCCTCGTCCACCGACGACGCCGCGGCTTCCTCCGAGGGCGGAGACGGCTACGACGCCGACGACGCGCGGCCGACCTTCGTGTGGGGCACGAACATAAGTGTCGAGGACGTTAACGAGGCGATATATCGCTTCTTAAAGCATTTCCGGGAGAGTTCGTCTGTGTCGGAGGACGATGGGTTGCTTATGGAAGGGAAATATGAGACGGCGATTAAGAGGGTCCTCGAAGTCGAGGGAGATTCGCTTGATGTCGATGCGCAGGATGTGTTTGGTTATGATCCTGACTTGTACACCAAGATGGTAAGGTACCCTCTTGAGGTCCTTGCGATTTTCGACATTGTTTTGATGAACATGGTGGGCCGAATTAACCCCTTGTTCGAGAGGCACATTCAAACTCGGATTTTCAATCTCAAGAGCTCAACTTCAATGAGAAATCTCAACCCATCTG ATATCGAGAGGATGGTATCATTGAAGGGAATGATTATTCGGTGTAGCTCGATTATACCCGAGATCAGGGAAGCGCTATTTAGGTGTCTTGTGTGTGGATACTATTCTGATCCTGTTGTGATAAATAGAG GACAAATTACTGAACCTAGGGTGTGCTTAAAGGAGGAGTGTCAGGCTAGGAACTCCATGACACTGGTTCACAACAGATGCAG GTTTACTGATAAGCAGATTGTGAGGCTCCAGGAGACACCTGATGAGATCCCTGAAGGAGGGACACCACACACAGTTAGCTTGTTGATGCATGATAAGCTGGTGGATGCTGGGAAGCCAGGTGACAGAATTGAG GTTACTGGGATTTATAGGGCTATGACCGTTAGAGTTGGACCAACACAGAGGACTGTAAAATCATTATTTAAG ACTTACATTGATTGTCTTCATATGAAGAAATCTGACAAGTCAAGAATGGTGGCAGACGATCACATGGATATCGAGAATCCCCCAAGTAGAACAGAAGATATCCCCTTTGATGAAGAGAAG GTTGAGCAATTGAAAGAGCTGTCGAAACTTCCTGATATATATGACAGACTAACAAGGTCATTGGCACCAAACATCTGGGAGCTAGATGATGTGAAGAAAGGCCTCCTCTGCCAG CTTTTTGGTGGAAATGCTTTGAAGTTGCCATCTGGTGCTAGCTTCCGTGGGGATATCAATATCCTTCTTGTTGGTGATCCAGGAACCAGCAAGTCCCAGCTTCTTCAATACATACACAAGCTTTCGCCCCGTGGCATTTACACCAGTGGAAGGGGGAGCTCTGCTGTTGGCTTGACTGCTTATGTTACCAAAGATCCTGAAACAGGGGAAACT gtTCTGGAGAGTGGAGCCTTAGTTTTAAGTGACAGAGGCATCTGCTGCATTGATGAATTTGATAAAATGTCTGAAAATGCGAGGAGCATGTTGCATGAG GTTATGGAACAACAAACTGTTTCAATAGCTAAGGCAGGAATTATTGCTTCCCTTAATGCTAGGACTTCAGTATTGGCTTGTGCAAATCCAAGTGGTTCACGCTATAATCCTCGCTTGTCTGTGATTGATAACATACACCTTCCTCCTACTTTATTGTCCAG GTTCGATTTGATTTACTTAATTCTTGATAAGGCTGATGAGCAGACAGACAGGCGCCTTGCCAAGCATATTGTTTCATTACACTTTGAGAATCCTGAG AGTGCAGAGCAGGATGTCTTGGACCTTTCTACCTTAATTGCGTATTTGAGCTATGCCCGTAGGCATATTCACCCAGAGTTATCTGATGAAGCTGCTGAAGAGTTGACTAGAGGGTATGTTGAGATGAGGAGGAGAGGAAATTTCCCAGGAAGTAGTAAGAAG GTGATAACAGCAACGCCTAGGCAGATCGAGAGTTTGATACGCCTTAGTGAAGCCCTTGCTCGAATTCGCTTCTCTGAATTG GTTGAAAAGCGTGATGTAATGGAGGCATTTCGGCTTCTGGAAGTTGCAATGCAACAGTCAGCAACAGATCACGCTACTG gaacTATTGACATGGATCTTATCACTACTGGAGTTTCGGCAAGTGAAAGGATGAGACGGGAGAGTTTATTATCCGCAATCCGCAACATAGTTATGGAGAAGATGCAACTTGGGGGACCCTCAATGCGCTTGTTGGAG TTGCTTGATGAGTTGAAAAGGCAGAGCTCTGGTGGTGAAATACACCTTAATGAT GTGAGGAATGCAGTTTCGACTCTTGCAAGCGAGGGATTTGTAGCTGCCCATGGTGACAGTATGAAAAGAATATGA